One Natator depressus isolate rNatDep1 chromosome 5, rNatDep2.hap1, whole genome shotgun sequence DNA segment encodes these proteins:
- the C5H5orf34 gene encoding uncharacterized protein C5orf34 homolog, with the protein MKPESLMTLYEDDSVEVHYIDGSRLLLSPCGSEFLFEKALPDSAHPLQPAERIRQRTQFVISTYREQLLRALDFRNQFCTSLYLPSSIIPSERKSILLSDISEINWPSPNATDAAECMDNGSVTVSSLDGRASLCMSELQQEFTVQFLCKVSQKCAASSSASEKNSNNENKGQHGKSSQSFISEKFPKQMRMENKKEERCWTINKYRELDKSKDYLNQRKGQDEAPLSLTCCSSEYMWVMQRWSVSSYPEEWKYPLSLALMFYQLHTDNIHKTYVKNKCTRNRTAGSDVLKQSEKTKAVSHLPRALPLSCSAPHLHRWSFCDFFLQRKQDSEHNSHPLLIKIVWCQGIVYRLIHDIENFIEIYPGDGSVFKSEGAFLGNYFTHYSVHKETRQREENMYSANSLPPDTPESPYSICSIITQATRILQYCYKTKLSLTHNYSICCWKMIPGTDGREMLPVPLHETVIPNVGRLVAYSDNKVHALFCDGMTLNMVWDFSSCCGRTQINQGATTGWCKIICPDGTQQLIQINHPGLYERYIETVVAWCRTLNDDEGETLPATEKNWSVVAELEKIHRFNFLLQNSNVPNKTSSMKNNPSHITDRQPENSLPEDIGEKSISEALEKTSKVIQDIESLLASSGK; encoded by the exons ATGAAGCCTGAAAGTCTCATGACTCTTTATGAGGATGACTCTGTAGAAGTGCACTATATAGATGGATCCAGACTGCTTCTTTCTCCCTGTGGCTCTGAATTCCTGTTTGAAAAGGCACTTCCTGACTCTGCCCATCCTCTGCAGCCAGCTGAAAGGATTCGCCAAAGGACGCAGTTTGTTATTAGTACCTACCGA GAGCAACTCCTACGAGCACTAGATTTCCGGAACCAGTTTTGTACTTCCTTGTATTTACCTTCAAGTATCATACCTTCTGAAAGGAAAAGT aTTCTTCTCTCTGATATCTCAGAAATCAATTGGCCGAGCCCCAATGCTACTGATGCAGCAGAATGTATGGATAATGGCAGTGTAACAGTCTCATCCTTAGATGGTCGTGCTTCTCTCTGCATGTCAGAACTGCAACAAGAATTTACAGTGCAGTTTTTATGCAAAGTAAGCCAAAAGTGTGCAGCGTCTTCATCTGCCTCTGAAAAAAACAGTAATAATGAAAACAAAGGTCAGCATGGAAAATCAAGCCAAAGTTTTATCTCAGAAAAGTTTCCTAAACAGATGAGAATGGAGAATAAGAAAGAGGAACGTTGCTGGACTATAAACAAATACAGGGAACTGGACAAATCAAAGGACTATTTAAACCAAAGAAAGGGACAAGATGAGGCCCCATTGTCTCTTACATGCTGTTCATCTGAATACATGTGGGTTATGCAGCGCTGGTCTGTTTCCTCATATCCAGAAGAATGGAAATACCCTTTGTCCTTGGCATTAATGTTCTATCAGTTGCACACTGATAACATACATAAAACATATGTGAAGAATAAATGCACTAGAAATAGAACTGCGGGATCTGATGTTTTAAAGCAAAGTGAAAAAACAAAGGCAGTTTCTCATCTGCCTAGAGCTTTGCCACTCAGCTGTAGTGCACCACATCTACACAG ATGGAGTTTCTGTGACTTCTTTCTACAGAGGAAGCAAGATAGTGAACATAATTCACACCCTCTACTAATAAAAATTGTTTGGTGCCAGGGTATTGTTTACAG GCTTATCCATGATATTGAAAACTTTATAGAAATTTATCCTGGAGATGGATCAGTTTTCAAATCAGAAGGAGCATTTTTGGGAAACTATTTTACACATTATTCAGTTCACAAAGAAACAAGACAG AGAGAAGAAAACATGTATTCAGCAAACAGTCTGCCTCCGGATACACCAGAAAGTCCATACTCCATCTGTTCCATTATTACCCAGGCAACCAG AATTCTCCAGTACTGTTACAAGACTAAACTTTCATTAACCCATAATTACAGTATCTGCTGCTGGAAAATG ATACCAGGGACAGATGGAAGAGAAATGCTGCCAGTTCCGTTGCATGAAACGGTTATTCCCAATGTGGGAAGACTTGTTGCATATTCAGATAATAAAGTCCATGCTCTGTTTTGTGATGGGATGACCCTGAATATGGTTTGGGATTTCAGCTCTTGCTGTGGAAGAACACAG ATAAATCAAGGTGCTACCACAGGATGGTGTAAAATAATCTGTCCTGATGGGACACAGCAGCTAATCCAGATAAATCATCCTGGACTCTATGAAAG ATACATTGAAACAGTAGTAGCATGGTGCAGAACTTTGAATGATGATGAGGGAGAGACTCTTCCTGCAACTGAGAAAAACTG gTCTGTGGTTGCTGAACTTGAGAAAATACATAGATTTAAC